From Chryseobacterium sp. H1D6B, a single genomic window includes:
- a CDS encoding metallophosphoesterase, whose product MKPNIFFTADHHFGHANIIKFSERPFETIEEMNEELIKRWNEKISNNDSVYHLGDVSLGKPDFTKETLDRLNGKIHLIKGNHEGSALTHTKRFEWIKDYYELNIDEPENSNEKQKIILFHYAMRTWNGSHRGTWQLYGHSHGTLPDDEMSLSIDVGVDCHNFCPISYDEVKELMKKKKWIPPFAPRN is encoded by the coding sequence ATGAAACCAAATATATTTTTTACGGCGGACCATCATTTCGGCCACGCCAATATTATAAAATTTTCAGAAAGACCGTTTGAGACGATAGAAGAAATGAATGAAGAGCTCATAAAAAGATGGAATGAGAAAATTAGTAATAACGATTCGGTGTACCATTTGGGTGATGTCAGCCTAGGAAAGCCGGATTTTACAAAAGAAACCCTGGATAGATTAAATGGTAAAATTCATTTGATAAAAGGAAATCATGAAGGCTCGGCACTTACGCACACTAAAAGGTTTGAATGGATAAAAGATTATTATGAATTGAATATCGATGAGCCTGAAAACAGCAATGAGAAGCAGAAAATTATTCTTTTTCACTACGCAATGCGTACATGGAATGGCTCGCACCGAGGAACCTGGCAATTATACGGCCACTCGCATGGTACTTTGCCGGATGATGAAATGAGCCTCAGCATTGATGTAGGTGTCGACTGTCACAATTTTTGTCCAATTTCTTACGATGAAGTAAAAGAACTTATGAAAAAGAAAAAATGGATACCCCCTTTTGCACCTAGAAATTAA
- a CDS encoding AAA family ATPase, with product MTQNITKLNTVLNYVKDTFVGKNDVVDLLGICLLARENAFLYGPPGTAKSAIVRTLSQTVKDGRNFEYLLTRFTEPNEIFGPFDIRKLKEGELLTNTEGMMPEASMVFLDEIFNANSAILNSLLMALNEKIFKRGKETKQLPALMFVGASNVLPEDEALNALFDRFLIRINVDYVNPELLQQVLLAGRKLENISEADMPEIHADEIRELQNLCKTIDLKPIYEVYINTIISLRNTGIAISDRRAVKLQNLIAASALICGRNEAALSDLWVLKHIWDTEEQIEILEGIVNRIIEKDENPKSHPQALQNKTPNPEEVMKDVKILIEKWEGGNLSFEEQNVIKDKLRYLQTRCDWIKNSEQKQYIQKEIESLWQKILQSV from the coding sequence ATGACTCAAAATATTACTAAACTAAATACCGTTCTTAATTACGTAAAGGATACTTTCGTAGGAAAAAATGACGTAGTAGATCTGCTGGGAATTTGTCTTTTGGCAAGAGAAAATGCATTTTTATACGGACCTCCCGGAACGGCTAAATCTGCGATTGTAAGAACATTGTCACAGACCGTTAAAGACGGCAGAAATTTTGAATACCTGTTAACCCGTTTTACAGAACCGAACGAAATTTTCGGACCTTTTGATATCAGAAAATTAAAAGAAGGAGAACTTCTTACCAATACAGAAGGGATGATGCCCGAAGCATCCATGGTATTTCTCGATGAGATCTTTAATGCGAATTCTGCGATCCTAAACTCATTATTGATGGCACTGAACGAAAAGATCTTCAAGCGCGGAAAAGAAACCAAACAGCTTCCTGCATTAATGTTTGTAGGAGCCAGCAACGTTCTTCCTGAAGATGAAGCTTTAAATGCTTTGTTTGACCGTTTCCTGATCAGAATTAATGTAGATTATGTAAACCCCGAGCTTTTGCAGCAGGTGCTTTTGGCCGGGCGCAAACTGGAAAATATTTCTGAAGCTGATATGCCGGAAATCCATGCAGATGAAATCAGGGAACTACAGAATCTATGCAAGACAATAGATCTGAAACCAATTTACGAAGTCTATATAAATACGATTATCAGTCTTCGGAATACGGGAATTGCGATCTCCGACCGTAGAGCAGTAAAACTTCAAAATCTTATTGCGGCAAGCGCACTGATCTGCGGAAGGAATGAAGCTGCTCTTTCCGATCTCTGGGTGCTGAAACATATTTGGGATACCGAAGAACAGATCGAAATTTTAGAAGGAATTGTTAATAGGATCATCGAAAAAGACGAAAACCCAAAGTCTCATCCTCAGGCACTTCAGAATAAAACGCCGAATCCTGAAGAAGTAATGAAAGATGTAAAGATCCTCATTGAAAAATGGGAAGGAGGAAATTTAAGTTTTGAAGAGCAGAACGTGATCAAAGATAAGCTGAGATACCTGCAGACCCGGTGTGACTGGATCAAGAATTCTGAGCAGAAACAATATATTCAAAAAGAAATCGAAAGTCTATGGCAGAAGATTCTTCAAAGCGTATAA
- a CDS encoding ribonuclease H-like YkuK family protein, giving the protein METQQETWQNMTGKIFRKPIIQLVEEAIILEQANGHRLKVCVGSDSHVYGDTVSYATAVVFVREGKGAFTFIRKERAVQRISIKERMLNEVNKSVEIAYAICAVLENYNVEMEVHADINTDPEFKSNTALRDAMGYILGMGYVFKAKPYAFASSNCADMMV; this is encoded by the coding sequence ATGGAAACGCAGCAAGAAACATGGCAGAATATGACTGGAAAGATTTTCCGAAAACCTATCATACAGCTGGTAGAAGAAGCCATTATCCTCGAACAAGCCAATGGACACCGATTAAAAGTCTGTGTGGGTTCAGACTCCCACGTATATGGTGATACTGTGAGTTATGCAACAGCAGTAGTGTTTGTACGCGAAGGAAAAGGTGCGTTTACATTTATCAGAAAAGAAAGAGCAGTACAGCGTATCAGTATCAAAGAACGGATGTTGAATGAAGTGAACAAATCTGTAGAAATTGCCTACGCGATCTGTGCTGTTTTGGAAAATTATAATGTAGAAATGGAGGTACACGCAGATATCAATACCGATCCTGAATTTAAATCTAATACCGCATTGAGAGATGCAATGGGATATATTTTGGGAATGGGATATGTGTTTAAAGCTAAACCCTATGCTTTTGCAAGTTCAAACTGTGCTGATATGATGGTTTAA
- a CDS encoding TatD family hydrolase, which produces MNTYIDIGINLTNKQFNNEHEEIINRALENGVEHMILTGTSVKGSRESAAIAEDYPEILFSTAGIHPHDAKSFNENSINELRKLLKFPHVVSVGECGLDFDRDFSPRPAQEKCYIAHLELAVETGKPLFLHERAAFKRFNEITEEFISKLPKAVVHCFTGTLEEAEVYLDKGFYLGFTGSVSDEKRFKHLEEVIKYVPLDRIMIETDAPFMMPKNRMSRDQNRRNEPSFLPYVAQTIAHFKKISVSEVADETTETARNFFKL; this is translated from the coding sequence ATGAATACATACATTGACATTGGCATTAACCTGACCAATAAACAGTTCAATAACGAACATGAAGAAATTATCAACCGTGCTCTGGAGAATGGAGTAGAACATATGATCCTTACCGGAACCAGTGTAAAGGGAAGCAGAGAATCTGCAGCAATTGCAGAAGACTATCCTGAAATATTGTTTTCAACAGCCGGAATTCATCCGCATGATGCCAAATCTTTCAATGAAAACAGCATCAATGAGCTTAGAAAATTATTAAAATTTCCCCATGTTGTTTCTGTAGGAGAGTGCGGACTGGATTTTGACCGTGATTTTTCACCGAGACCTGCTCAGGAGAAATGTTATATTGCTCATCTAGAATTAGCCGTAGAAACCGGCAAACCGTTATTTCTTCATGAAAGAGCAGCTTTTAAGCGCTTTAATGAAATCACAGAGGAATTTATTTCTAAACTTCCGAAAGCTGTGGTTCATTGTTTTACAGGGACATTAGAGGAAGCTGAAGTGTATCTGGATAAAGGTTTCTATTTAGGATTTACAGGATCAGTTAGTGATGAGAAAAGATTTAAACATCTGGAAGAAGTCATAAAATATGTACCGCTGGACCGGATCATGATTGAGACAGACGCACCTTTTATGATGCCTAAAAATAGAATGTCGCGGGACCAGAACCGACGGAATGAACCTTCTTTTCTGCCGTATGTTGCACAAACTATCGCACACTTCAAAAAAATAAGTGTTTCTGAAGTCGCAGATGAAACTACAGAAACTGCCAGAAACTTTTTCAAGTTATAA
- a CDS encoding APC family permease, with amino-acid sequence MELRIKPFPKNNYPKKGLLIKSSSPWNWFHEMDILGIDLNQIQSFAIPSNEPNVLYGCFLVFDHTAPQEIGKNAYFQCVDDTLFIPENTTFYPKINPEEWQSVDAEFLIMHPEFGLVKLSEKIDWNSLLEDPELSDRSIRKPLNGVKIPQKIESYTVEMDDEKVLEALQKPQTEEEWMKNLPFDLKKVMAGNKKEIEKYLLYIEKYPDRAVDLGVPLDIMGTSRGDRFGKFSFDKGWLGKLLGRDPSDERESSSSGNYRWIFWAVLLIIAIARFSFKSNKDEPSKTETSRSAGNIMSDKELADKMAQTMAFESGLTEIDMKIDSLYSGERRKLMNDYSAAASKKPDSKPLAEIGKEIEKFKTKENTTRDFLKTVYNKKIKKQIEQKSESIQRKISDSIQRTHHGKPADKGVVRSIWRKKQALMMDSLGRLYGTINHFDPVLVHDKDSNRKAKNSTENKDSKGNVSFSDIILLILFMTGAVGLYVFVFKRKSLHVGGNNVPFWIKGILIVILVAMLIYLFYPLIKMFGYNWFVWIIIGCVIFLLYRLFSEDQSILKSDKDE; translated from the coding sequence ATGGAGCTTAGAATTAAACCTTTTCCGAAAAATAATTATCCTAAAAAAGGGCTTTTAATTAAAAGTTCCTCACCATGGAATTGGTTTCATGAAATGGATATTTTAGGCATAGACCTAAACCAGATACAATCGTTTGCCATTCCTTCCAATGAGCCGAATGTATTGTACGGATGTTTTTTGGTTTTTGATCATACCGCACCGCAGGAAATTGGGAAAAATGCCTATTTTCAATGTGTTGATGACACATTATTTATTCCTGAAAATACTACTTTTTATCCTAAAATAAATCCTGAAGAATGGCAGTCTGTTGATGCGGAATTTCTTATCATGCATCCGGAATTTGGGCTGGTGAAATTATCAGAAAAAATAGATTGGAATTCCCTGCTTGAAGATCCTGAATTATCAGACAGATCAATCAGAAAACCATTAAATGGAGTGAAAATTCCTCAGAAAATTGAGAGCTATACCGTAGAAATGGATGATGAGAAAGTATTGGAAGCACTTCAAAAACCTCAGACCGAAGAAGAATGGATGAAAAACCTTCCTTTCGATCTTAAAAAAGTGATGGCCGGAAACAAAAAAGAAATTGAAAAATATTTACTTTATATTGAAAAATATCCTGACAGGGCTGTAGATCTGGGTGTTCCGTTAGATATTATGGGAACTTCACGGGGAGACAGATTTGGGAAATTTAGTTTTGATAAAGGCTGGCTTGGAAAATTATTAGGAAGAGATCCTTCCGATGAAAGAGAGAGTTCTAGTTCAGGGAATTACCGGTGGATATTCTGGGCGGTTTTACTGATTATTGCCATTGCGAGATTTTCTTTTAAATCAAATAAAGATGAACCTTCAAAAACAGAAACTTCAAGATCGGCAGGAAACATAATGTCTGATAAAGAGCTTGCTGATAAAATGGCTCAGACGATGGCTTTTGAATCCGGCCTCACAGAAATTGATATGAAAATTGACTCTTTATACAGCGGCGAGAGAAGAAAACTGATGAATGATTATTCCGCGGCAGCATCCAAAAAACCAGACAGTAAACCGCTCGCTGAGATTGGAAAAGAGATTGAAAAGTTTAAAACTAAAGAAAATACCACAAGAGACTTTCTTAAAACAGTTTACAATAAAAAGATTAAAAAACAGATAGAACAAAAGTCTGAAAGTATACAACGTAAAATTTCTGATTCGATACAACGGACACATCATGGAAAACCTGCAGATAAAGGAGTTGTAAGAAGTATCTGGAGAAAAAAACAGGCTTTGATGATGGATTCCTTAGGCCGTCTTTACGGAACCATCAATCATTTTGATCCTGTTTTAGTTCATGATAAAGATTCAAATAGGAAAGCAAAAAATAGTACTGAAAATAAAGATTCAAAAGGAAATGTTTCTTTTTCGGATATTATTCTGCTGATTCTTTTTATGACAGGAGCCGTAGGACTTTATGTTTTTGTTTTCAAAAGAAAATCTTTACATGTAGGGGGAAATAATGTTCCTTTCTGGATAAAAGGTATTTTAATTGTAATCCTTGTTGCCATGCTGATTTATCTTTTTTATCCTCTGATAAAAATGTTCGGCTATAATTGGTTTGTGTGGATTATTATTGGCTGCGTAATTTTTCTTCTTTATCGTTTATTCAGTGAAGACCAATCTATTTTAAAATCAGACAAAGATGAATAA
- a CDS encoding cyclic-phosphate processing receiver domain-containing protein, with amino-acid sequence MEIMKRLLFLDDVRYPLEAYHYTKEDIFLRKDWHIVRNYEQFINRIKDNGLPEMISFDHDLGDEHYLNSDSLEYTEKTGYDCAKWLIEYCMDHYLDLPKFYSHSMNPVGKERIIGILVNFKKMKWTFLD; translated from the coding sequence ATGGAAATAATGAAGAGACTTTTGTTTTTGGATGATGTAAGATATCCTCTCGAAGCTTATCATTATACGAAAGAAGATATTTTTCTTAGAAAAGACTGGCATATCGTCCGAAACTATGAGCAGTTCATTAATAGAATCAAAGACAACGGACTTCCTGAAATGATATCTTTTGATCACGATCTTGGGGATGAACATTATTTAAATTCTGATTCTTTGGAATATACAGAAAAAACAGGATATGACTGCGCAAAATGGCTGATAGAATACTGTATGGATCATTATTTAGATCTGCCAAAATTTTACAGCCACTCGATGAATCCAGTTGGAAAAGAGAGAATTATCGGAATTTTAGTAAATTTTAAAAAAATGAAATGGACATTTTTGGATTAA
- the deoD gene encoding purine-nucleoside phosphorylase, producing the protein MSIHISAQKGEIAKVVLQPGDPLRAQYIAENFLENAKLVSKTRGILFYTGTYKGREISVGASGMGFPSIGIYSYELYTEYDVETIIRIGTCGAYTTDLQLFDILNVENAASESTYAKYAWEIEGDLIPHQGNIFGIINETAAELSLKAKQTNIHSSDIFYRKDPNIPAIATKYNCSAVEMEAFGLFANAKYLGKNAATILTVSDIIPTHENISADEREKALKPMIELALESALKMI; encoded by the coding sequence ATGAGTATTCACATTAGTGCACAAAAAGGAGAAATTGCTAAAGTAGTATTACAGCCGGGAGATCCGCTCCGCGCACAATATATTGCCGAAAACTTTTTGGAGAACGCAAAATTAGTAAGTAAAACAAGAGGAATTTTATTCTATACAGGAACTTATAAAGGCAGGGAAATATCTGTAGGAGCCAGCGGAATGGGTTTCCCAAGCATCGGTATTTATTCTTATGAATTGTATACAGAATATGATGTAGAAACGATTATAAGAATCGGAACATGCGGGGCTTACACTACGGATCTTCAGCTTTTTGATATATTAAATGTAGAAAATGCAGCCAGCGAAAGTACGTATGCAAAATATGCTTGGGAAATTGAAGGAGATCTTATTCCGCACCAGGGAAATATTTTCGGTATCATTAATGAAACTGCAGCAGAGCTGTCTTTAAAAGCTAAACAGACCAATATCCACAGCAGTGATATTTTCTACAGAAAAGATCCGAATATTCCTGCAATCGCAACAAAATATAATTGCTCAGCCGTTGAAATGGAAGCTTTTGGACTATTTGCAAATGCTAAATATTTAGGAAAAAATGCAGCGACTATTCTTACGGTATCTGATATTATTCCGACTCACGAAAATATTTCAGCAGATGAAAGAGAAAAAGCATTGAAGCCTATGATCGAACTGGCTTTAGAATCTGCTTTGAAGATGATTTAG
- a CDS encoding LacI family DNA-binding transcriptional regulator — protein MNKKNATIYDISKKLNVSVATVSRALNNHPRISQATKELVNKTAKEMNYKQNSLAKALKSGETKNIGIIVPYINTNFFSSVIRGIEEELSPLGYHVIICQSHEDVSIEKKHLNTLLNAQVDGIFMSVSKTTLDTEHIQHILDTSNTPIIFFDRKKDIPGISTVTIDDYRGGYLATEHLIKEGYKNICHFAGDLNLEIYQNRLNGYKQALKDHEFSVKEDNIISTGSSIDAGIDAVKKLWDKKSVPDAIFSSSDFAALGACQELKKRKIKIPQEVAVIGFSNEPFTQFMELPISSVDQTPVTMGKMAGQVFLENVKENFSGVTIEKKVVLMPQLYIRKSSKRK, from the coding sequence ATGAATAAAAAAAACGCCACGATATATGATATTTCAAAAAAGCTCAATGTGAGCGTGGCTACCGTTTCCAGAGCTCTTAATAATCATCCGAGAATAAGCCAGGCAACAAAAGAATTGGTGAATAAAACCGCCAAGGAAATGAACTATAAGCAAAACAGCCTTGCGAAAGCTCTTAAAAGCGGGGAAACCAAAAACATAGGTATCATTGTCCCTTACATCAACACCAACTTTTTCTCTTCTGTAATCCGCGGCATCGAAGAAGAGCTGTCACCGCTTGGATATCACGTGATCATCTGCCAGAGCCATGAGGATGTTTCCATTGAGAAAAAACATTTGAACACCCTACTTAATGCTCAGGTAGACGGAATTTTCATGTCCGTTTCCAAGACAACACTTGACACCGAGCACATCCAGCATATTTTAGATACCAGCAATACCCCAATCATTTTTTTCGACAGAAAGAAAGATATTCCGGGAATAAGCACAGTAACTATTGATGACTACAGAGGCGGTTATCTTGCTACAGAACATCTCATCAAAGAAGGCTATAAAAACATCTGCCATTTTGCTGGAGATCTTAATCTTGAAATTTATCAAAATCGTCTCAACGGCTATAAACAGGCTTTAAAAGATCATGAATTCTCAGTAAAAGAGGATAACATCATTTCAACCGGAAGTTCTATTGACGCAGGGATTGATGCTGTTAAAAAACTTTGGGACAAAAAATCAGTGCCTGATGCTATTTTCTCATCAAGTGATTTTGCAGCTTTAGGAGCCTGTCAGGAATTAAAAAAACGAAAAATAAAAATCCCTCAGGAAGTCGCCGTCATTGGTTTCAGTAACGAACCTTTCACCCAGTTTATGGAGCTTCCCATCAGTTCTGTAGACCAGACTCCTGTTACTATGGGGAAAATGGCAGGACAGGTATTTTTGGAAAATGTAAAAGAGAATTTTTCAGGTGTGACGATTGAGAAGAAAGTAGTTTTGATGCCTCAGCTTTATATTAGAAAATCTTCAAAAAGGAAATAA
- a CDS encoding altronate dehydratase family protein — protein MQKKILKVNPKDNVAVALVDLMQGETVTLGHLTYDIIKDTKAKHKFVTENLNIGDEIIMYGVLVGKASRPVQKGEVITTENVKHQSAKVEGKTETTSWTAPNVDKWKDKTFMGYHREDGQVGTENVWLFFPLVFCENRNVEILKEVFEKELLFEKTTKHQLLLRSLINNSSNIETVFDEEQNSRVFKNIDVKFITHQGGCGGIRQDAEALGRLLAGYVNNPNVAGATVLSLGCQNLQVQLFKDALEAISPDNKKPIVIYEQQKSGTVDEMLSGIIKDSYEAIKQANEIERKPAPISKLVLGLECGGSDGFSGISANPVLGHLSDLMAGIGGSTILSEFPELCGVEQELVNRCVNEEDAERFLQLMKDFEKSVVAAGSGFDMNPSPGNIKDGLITDAMKSAGAAKKGGSSPIQDVLDFTEYIKKPGLNLLCTPGNDVECTTALVGSGSNIVLFTTGLGTPTGNPVVPVVKISSNTALSQKMPDIIDFNTGDIITGEKNIDEKAEDLLEFIIEVASGEVKTKAALLNQNDFIPWRRGVSL, from the coding sequence ATGCAGAAGAAAATACTGAAAGTAAATCCCAAAGATAATGTTGCAGTAGCATTAGTAGATTTAATGCAGGGGGAAACTGTTACTTTGGGTCATCTCACTTACGATATTATAAAAGACACGAAAGCTAAACATAAATTCGTGACTGAAAATCTCAACATTGGGGATGAGATCATTATGTACGGTGTTTTGGTAGGAAAGGCCAGCCGGCCGGTTCAGAAAGGAGAAGTTATTACTACTGAAAACGTAAAACATCAGAGTGCAAAAGTTGAAGGGAAAACGGAAACAACGTCCTGGACAGCTCCCAATGTAGATAAATGGAAAGATAAAACCTTCATGGGATATCATAGAGAAGACGGACAGGTGGGAACAGAAAATGTATGGCTGTTTTTTCCATTGGTCTTTTGTGAAAATAGAAATGTTGAAATTTTAAAAGAGGTTTTTGAAAAAGAACTTTTATTTGAGAAAACGACAAAACATCAGTTGCTTTTAAGATCATTAATTAACAACTCTTCAAATATTGAAACTGTTTTTGATGAAGAGCAGAATTCCAGAGTTTTCAAAAATATTGATGTTAAATTCATTACCCATCAAGGCGGCTGCGGCGGTATCCGTCAGGATGCTGAAGCTTTAGGGCGTTTACTGGCGGGGTATGTTAATAATCCAAATGTTGCCGGAGCAACAGTACTGAGTCTGGGCTGCCAGAACTTGCAGGTTCAGCTTTTTAAAGATGCCTTAGAAGCGATAAGTCCGGATAATAAAAAACCTATTGTCATTTATGAACAGCAGAAATCAGGAACAGTAGATGAAATGCTTAGTGGGATCATCAAAGATTCTTATGAAGCCATTAAACAGGCTAATGAAATTGAAAGAAAACCTGCACCTATTTCAAAGTTAGTGCTGGGTCTGGAATGCGGTGGTTCGGACGGATTTTCGGGAATTTCTGCCAATCCGGTTTTAGGTCATTTATCAGATTTAATGGCTGGAATCGGAGGATCAACAATTCTTTCCGAATTTCCGGAATTATGCGGAGTAGAACAGGAATTAGTAAACCGATGTGTGAATGAAGAAGACGCTGAAAGGTTTTTACAATTAATGAAAGATTTTGAAAAATCAGTCGTTGCTGCAGGATCTGGCTTTGACATGAATCCGTCGCCGGGGAATATTAAAGACGGATTGATCACCGATGCCATGAAATCTGCAGGAGCGGCTAAAAAAGGAGGATCTTCTCCCATTCAGGATGTGCTGGATTTTACAGAATATATCAAAAAACCAGGATTGAATCTATTGTGTACGCCCGGTAATGATGTAGAATGTACGACAGCTTTAGTGGGTTCAGGATCTAATATTGTTTTATTTACGACAGGTCTTGGAACCCCCACCGGAAATCCTGTTGTTCCTGTAGTGAAAATCTCTTCCAATACAGCTTTATCCCAAAAAATGCCGGATATTATAGATTTTAATACCGGGGATATTATTACCGGAGAGAAAAATATTGATGAGAAGGCGGAAGATCTTTTAGAATTCATTATAGAAGTGGCCAGCGGAGAAGTCAAAACAAAAGCAGCGTTATTAAATCAGAATGATTTTATTCCTTGGAGAAGGGGAGTTTCTCTATAA